One window of the Spea bombifrons isolate aSpeBom1 chromosome 8, aSpeBom1.2.pri, whole genome shotgun sequence genome contains the following:
- the LRRC8A gene encoding volume-regulated anion channel subunit LRRC8A translates to MIPVTELRYFADTQPAYRILKPWWDVFTDYISIVMLMIAVFGGTLQVTQDKMICLPCKWVTHNSCNDSYRAWSAAESPYPNSSMGPTLGPTGIKYDLDRHQYNYVDAVCYENRLHWFAKYFPYLVLLHTLIFLACSNFWFKFPRTSSKLEHFVSILLKCFDSPWTTRALSETVVEESDPKPTAGKMNGSVDKKSSTASEDVEATVPMLQRSKSRVEQGIVDRSETGVLDKKEGEQAKALFEKVKKFRTHVEEGDIVYRLYMRQTIIKVIKFILILCYTVYYVSSITFDVDCKVDIESLTGYRMYRCAHPLATLFKILASFYISLVGFYGLVCVYTLWWMLRRSLKKYSFESIREESSYSDIPDVKNDFAFMLHLIDQYDPLYSKRFAVFLSEVSENKLRQLNLNHEWTLDKLRQRITKNSQEKLELHLFMLSGIPDTIFDLVELEVLKLELIPDVTIPPSIAQLTDLKELWLYHTAAKIEAPALAFLRENLKSLHIKFTDIKEIPLWIYSLKSLEELHLTGNLSAENNRYIVIDGLRELKRLKVLRLKSNLTKLPQVVTDVGMHLQKLSVNNEGTKLMVLNSFKKMVNLTELELLRCDLERIPHSIFSLHNLQEIDLKDNNLKTIEEIISFQHLHRLTCLKLWYNHIAYIPIQIGNLGSLEKLYLNRNKIDKIPVQLCFCRKLRYLDLSHNSLTSIPPEIGQLQNLQYFAVTANQIENLPPELFQCKKLRTLNLGNNVLQSLPSRVGELTNLTQIELRGNRMECLPVELGECPLLKRTGLVVEEELFNTLPLEVKERLMRAEKEPV, encoded by the exons ATGATTCCCGTCACAGAACTTCGATACTTTGCGGACACCCAGCCGGCTTACCGTATCCTGAAGCCATGGTGGGACGTGTTCACGGATTACATCTCCATCGTCATGCTCATGATAGCGGTTTTCGGGGGGACCCTTCAGGTCACCCAGGACAAAATGATCTGTCTTCCCTGCAAGTGGGTGACTCACAACAGCTGCAACGATTCCTACCGAGCCTGGTCCGCGGCTGAATCCCCGTATCCCAACTCCAGTATGGGCCCTACTTTAGGGCCCACGGGGATTAAATACGACCTGGACAGACATCAGTACAATTACGTGGACGCGGTGTGCTACGAGAATCGCTTGCATTGGTTCGCCAAGTATTTCCCGTACCTTGTGTTGCTGCACACCTTAATCTTTTTGGCCTGCAGCAACTTCTGGTTCAAATTTCCCCGTACCAGCTCCAAGCTGGAGCACTTTGTTTCCATACTGCTCAAATGTTTTGACTCGCCTTGGACTACCAGGGCCCTCTCCGAGACTGTCGTGGAAGAGAGCGACCCCAAGCCCACCGCTGGCAAAATGAACGGTTCCGTCGACAAGAAGTCCTCAACGGCCAGTGAAGACGTCGAAGCAACGGTGCCCATGCTCCAGAGGAGCAAGTCCAGGGTGGAGCAAGGGATTGTGGACAGGTCGGAGACGGGTGTCCTGGACAAAAAGGAGGGAGAGCAGGCCAAGGCGCTGTTTGAGAAGGTAAAGAAGTTCAGGACACACGTGGAAGAAGGGGATATTGTATACAGACTGTATATGCGGCAGACAATCATCAAGGTCATCAAGTTCATATTGATTCTTTGCTACACCGTGTACTACGTGAGCAGTATTACGTTCGACGTGGACTGCAAGGTGGACATAGAGAGTCTAACCGGCTACCGAATGTATCGTTGCGCTCACCCGTTGGCAACGCTTTTCAAAATATTGGCCTCCTTCTACATTAGCTTGGTTGGCTTCTATGGACTGGTCTGCGTGTACACCCTGTGGTGGATGCTGAGACGCTCCTTGAAGAAATATTCTTTCGAGTCCATCCGGGAAGAGAGCAGCTACAGCGACATTCCAGATGTAAAGAACGACTTCGCGTTCATGCTGCATCTCATCGATCAGTACGATCCTCTGTATTCCAAACGCTTTGCGGTGTTCTTGTCGGAGGTCAGCGAGAACAAGCTCAGGCAGCTGAACCTCAACCACGAGTGGACGCTGGACAAGCTTCGTCAGCGGATCACCAAAAACTCTCAGGAGAAGCTCGAGCTTCATCTCTTTATGCTCAGCGGAATACCGGACACAATCTTTGATCTGGTTGAACTGGAGGTGCTAAAGCTGGAGCTGATACCAGATGTCACCATCCCTCCGAGTATCGCCCAGCTTACAGACTTAAAAGAGCTGTGGTTGTATCATACGGCGGCTAAAATCGAGGCTCCAGCCTTGGCCTTCCTACGGGAGAACCTAAAGTCCTTACACATTAAATTCACGGATATCAAAGAGATTCCCTTGTGGATTTACAGCTTAAAGTCCCTCGAAGAGCTGCACTTGACCGGCAACCTGAGTGCAGAGAACAACAGGTACATAGTTATCGACGGACTCCGTGAGCTAAAGAGATTGAAAGTGCTAAGACTGAAGAGCAACCTCACCAAGTTGCCCCAGGTAGTGACCGATGTGGGAATGCACCTCCAGAAGCTTTCCGTCAACAACGAGGGCACCAAACTGATGGTCCTCAACAGCTTTAAGAAGATGGTCAACCTAACAGAGCTCGAGTTGCTCCGGTGCGACCTGGAGAGGATCCCTCACTCGATCTTCAGTCTTCACAACCTGCAGGAGATTGACTTGAAGGACAACAACCTGAAAACCATCGAGGAGATCATCAGCTTTCAACATCTGCATCGTCTTACCTGCTTGAAGCTCTGGTACAACCACATCGCCTACATACCCATCCAAATCGGCAACCTTGGTAGTCTCGAGAAGCTGTATCTAAACCGTAACAAGATAGACAAAATCCCCGTCCAGCTGTGCTTCTGTCGCAAGCTCCGATATTTGGACCTGAGTCACAACTCCCTTACAAGCATACCACCCGAAATAGGCCAACTCCAGAACCTACAGTACTTCGCTGTCACCGCCAACCAA ATTGAGAACCTACCGCCTGAGTTATTCCAGTGCAAGAAGCTGAGGACCCTCAACCTCGGGAACAACGTGCTCCAGTCCTTACCCTCCAGGGTGGGAGAACTCACCAACTTGACTCAAATCGAGCTGCGTGGCAATCGGATGGAGTGTCTGCCGGTGGAGCTAGGAGAGTGTCCCCTGCTGAAGCGCACGGGACTGGTGGTGGAGGAGGAATTATTTAATACCCTGCCGCTGGAGGTGAAAGAGAGGCTAATGAGGGCAGAAAAAGAGCCAGTGTGA